In one window of Juglans regia cultivar Chandler chromosome 3, Walnut 2.0, whole genome shotgun sequence DNA:
- the LOC118348001 gene encoding uncharacterized protein LOC118348001 translates to MVKLAAKLKRLKVELRIWNKSVFGRVDTNIQELDAKMEREESRLAQLAKNKWLKEGDQNSKFFHAVVSQRRHGSVISQMRLADGTMLDSAEKVHLGAVEYFTNFLTDMPQVVHADLSPLVGLEISEEDNSSLCHRPLEEEVKEAVFSIPEYSSPGPDGYGSSFYISCWHLVKEEVVEAARDFFAGSPLPRFYTSSYIVLIPKVLDPKSFEKFRPISLCSVAYKIFSKILVKRLTGFLPRLISAE, encoded by the exons ATGGTTAAATTGGCTGCAAAATTGAAGCGACTTAAGGTGGAGCTGCGGATATGGAATAAATCGGTGTTTGGGAGAGTGGATACTAATATTCAGGAGCTAGATGCGAAAATGGAA agggaggagagTCGTCTAGCCCAATTAGCAAAGAACAAGTGGTTAAAAGAAGGTGATCAGAATTCCAAGTTTTTTCATGCGGTTGTTTCACAGCGTAGGCATGGTTCAGTAATTTCGCAGATGAGGTTGGCAGATGGGACTATGTTGGACTCGGCAGAGAAGGTGCACTTGGGGGCGGTggaatattttactaatttccTAACAGACATGCCGCAGGTTGTTCATGCAGATCTTTCTCCTCTTGTGGGATTGGAAATCTCAGAGGAAGATAATTCCAGTTTGTGCCATAGGCCTTTGGAAGAGGAAGTGAAGGAGGCCGTTTTCTCGATTCCAGAATATAGTAGCCCTGGTCCGGATGGGTATGggtcttctttttatatttcttgttgGCATCTTGTGAAAGAAGAGGTGGTCGAGGCCGCAAGGGATTTTTTTGCGGGCTCTCCGTTACCAAGGTTCTATACTTCGTCCTATATTGTTTTAATTCCGAAAGTGTTGGATCCcaagagttttgagaaattcagGCCAATAAGTCTATGTTCTGTGGCTTATAAGATTTTTTCGAAAATCTTGGTGAAGCGGTTGACGGGTTTTCTGCCTAGATTAATTTCGGCTGAATAG